The genomic stretch CGCGATCCCGCCCGGCGCCATACAGGACGGCAGAAACCAGTAACTGGCCCGAATATCCTCCACTGCCTTGGTAAACCTTGCATACATGAGTACACGCCCTACCCCCGCTCGCCCCCTGAAGCAATAAACAGTGATCACCAGGGGGCGGGTATCGCGTCAGGAGCACAGGGCAAGGCCACCCATGCAGAATGACATTGATCTTTGAGATTAGGCTCATACTCAGCATAGCCAGACGATAAAGATTGCCGCGACGCTTACAGTAGCCATGAAGGCGACGTCACGGCGCTCGGGCAGTATCTGGTTAATTTTGGGGGCCAAGGTATTGAGTGAAGACTTTATTGAAACTGTTGGACTGGACAGTACTATATCCTCGTTTCGACACGAAGATGCCTTTTGTTCGTATTTTTGCGATACGAACCAGAGTGATTTGGATTAAGGCCTACGCATCTTAAAATAGGCTATCCTGACAATAAGAGTCTGAATCAAAAGTCTTTCATATGAAACATGCTCTTGCCAGTCGTCTTGTTGCGATACGGATGTGAGCCATGAATAGCCATGCGATAGCTGAGGTCCAGCATCGTTCCCAATCCTTGGCGAGACGGCGTGATCGCCCTAACCATGCGAATGTGCGTTCTACGACCCATCGCCGGGGCAGGACTTTAAAGCCTTTCATTTTATCGGATCGCTTGATGATTTCCATCCGGAATGGACCGACTTTTTTAAGTTTGCGCTTTAGCTTATCTCCCGCATAGCCACCATCGGCAAAGATATGGCGAAGCCATGGAAATTTGTCTCGCGCTTCCATCAACACCGCTGGTGCGCCGTCGCGATCCTGTACATCCGCGGCATGCACAAGTGCTGTCACCAGAAAGCCTTCCGTATCCGTCAGAATATGCCGCTTGCGGCCTTTTATATTTTTGCCCGCGTCAAAGCCAGTAATACCGCCACTTTCTGTGGTTTTAACCGACTGGCTATCGATCACACCTGCGCTGGGGTGTGGGCTTCTGCCGTGTGCTTCGCGGCATTCAAACAGCAGGCGGTGATTGATCTTTTCCAGCAATCTGTCATCACGCCACCAATAAAAATATTTCTGAACCGTCGAAAAAGGCGGGAAATCCCTTGGTAACATGCGCCATTGGCAGCCAGTAGACGCGATATACAACAAGGCGTTCATGATCTCCCGCATCGGCCACTTGCGAGGACGCCCCATCCGATTTGGAAGAGGTATTTCAGGTTCAATCAAAGCCCATTCGTCGTCCGTCAGATCACTTGCATAGCGCAGGAAACTGCGGTCATAATATGTGCGGGTGGTTTCATTCCAACTCATCTGATCCTCCGTGTCTTAAGCAAACAAAGAGAATCATAAGTCGTTGAAATCACCCAGATACTTTTGGATCAGGCTCTTAGCTCCCACGCTTTATTAGAGAGTCCTGCGGCTAATTACCTGATTGTTTTCGGTTTGGCGAACGCGGTGTGCGTGGAGCCGTCCGCTAGCTTAAGCGCACGCCGCGCGGTTGCGAGTCCATGTCTTGCTTCATTATATTTGATCCAAATAATTGTATTTATTAAACTTGACAGTAATTTGATCAAAATCAGGGGCCTTTAGCTAAATCTAAATTACAGGAGTGGTATCAGGCCCCATCCTTGTAGAGATTGATGCCCCCCTCCCCTTAGCCCTACGGCCAGATTTACTGAGCATAGCTGATCCCATACGGCGCCCAAATAGAAAGTATTAGTATCACACCGATTCAATTCAGCTCTGTTCTCTGGTATCATTCGTTCACAGAACTTAGGAGATTGAGGGTGGGCGGCTACGGATCAGGAAGTCACAGATATCGCGGAGCAAACAAATGCGAAGCAGTTTGTCGAATTGAAATTCCCTACCTCAACAAACATGGATTGCTTGAGCCGGGGACGATGACCACCCTCACCTGGTCACGTCGAGGGCAGAAGACTGCCGCGGTTGAACTGGCTACCTGGCCTGAGTGGATGATGCTGTACTATTGCATTCGGCAAGAGGAAAACACCTTGCGAAAGGTCTCTCAGCGGATAGACTTTGATTGGACAGATACTGCCTTTAGTGGCCGACGCAGGTGGTTCAAATGCCCCTGCTGTTCGAGGCGCTGCAGTGTCCTTTACCTACTGGGTGGGGTTTTCGCCTGCCGGGAATGCCAGGGCCTCGTCTACTGCACGCAGTACGAGGACACATTCCAGCGGCGAGTCTCAAGGGCGCTGAAAATCAAGGAGAAACTGGGTGATCAATCTGGGATTGGGGGCATATTCCCTGAAAAATCAAAGCGCATGCAGTACTCGACATACGAGCGACTAAGATCTGAGCACGAACAAACTCAAAAGGTGTTTGATCGGTATTTGTCTGCAGCTATCCTGTGACTTAAATCCTCACTCTTATCCAGAAGCCAGTATGTGATGCGCGTCACTGGACCACATTTCGGTAGGCACTCCAAGACCAACTGTTTCACTTTCAGGCAGCAGTCCAGCAACACTTTCACAATGTCAGGTCACTTTACATTTGCCAGCCTGGCATATCAAAAGTAATATGGGATCATTAGCTCAATACGTGAGTCTTCAATGAGGTGTGCTTTTGGGGTTACATACCTGCAAAGTGGCATCTGGCACAGTACTAGAAAGTTAACTCAACTTGATCGATAGTTGATCAGTTTGCGGTTCGGGGGCTTGGTGAGATGGATAATGAGTACACTTTTCGAAGGGAAATGGCAAAAATCCTTCGAGATACAACTTCACGATTGCCCTCAATTCCAGTGTTGTTATCTGCCATAACACTGTTTGTATTGGCGATGATTATTTCTCCTTTTTATGTTCAGGAAGATGGTATCGGTGCCCCTACGTCGGAAAATGGGGTGATAGACATCAGCGACTGGGACATGACACAGGAGGTTATGCCGCTGATGGGAGAGTGGGAATTCTATTGGGACCAACTTCTAAAGAGTGAGAAAGCAGACGGTGCAACTTCGGACTACTTGCCCATGCCCGCCCTTTGGAGTGATCACTTCAATTCCATGGGTGCAAACTATCCAAGCGCAGGTGTCGCGACGTACAGGCTTCTGATTAAGGGACTTAAACCGGGTAAGTATCAACTGTATTTTCCTCAACTCTACGTCCCCGTGAGAGTCTGGCTGGATGGTGAATTGAGCGCAGAAAACGGGCGTGTCGGTCGGCTACCTGAAGATACTATTACGGCTTGGGGGAATAGTATTTTAAACTTCACCTCCGACGGCTCTTCACATGAATTACTGATCGAAGTCGCTGCTCATCATCACCGCGCCAATGGTTTCGAAGAACCGCCTCTACTTGGTTCCGAACAGACCATGGAAGACCATATACAGGTTGCTTCTGCGCTTGGCACATTATTTCTAGCTATTCTATTAATGCTATCCGTATACGGGTTTTGTATATTCTTTTTTCGACCTGGAGACAGATCATCTTTGTATTTTGCAATATTCTGCGCAGCGTTTTTAGTGCCTTCAGCTTCGTTCAATACCAATTTTTTGAGTGTCGCTATAGAGGATTTGAGTTTTTCGAATTTTCTCGCATTGGTCTACCTCCCTGGTATCATTGCAGTCGCCTCATTTTACTTTTATGTAGCTGAACTATACAAGGAAGAAACTCATCGATTTGTCTCGTACGCCGTCGTCGGTGTTTACGGTCTCGCGTTCCTCCTGTTCTATTCGTTTTTTGTTGTGGGCGACACGAATACGGCATCAGTTTGGTATCCTCTGATTACCATCAGCTCGCTGGTTGTGCTGATCTACCTTTTGTCTGTCATATTAAGAGCGAGTTGGAATGGCCGTGACGGGGCACTAATACTTCTATTGGGTATTTTGTTCTTTGCGGTAACCCTTGCAAATGATGCACTCGTTGCGAGCAACATGATAACTTATGATCAAGCTTTGCCTCCAGGTTTAACGGGGTTAGGCCTAGTCATCTTCCTAATTTCCCAAGCTGTTATTCTGGCTGAAAGGTGGTCAAAAACGCTTGAGTACTCTGAACAGATGACAAAGGATCTTGGTCAGTTAGTGGAAATGTCTTCCGCAATATCATCAGAAATGAACCTGAGAGATTTATTGTTCAAGATTGTTCATTCAGCAGGCGAATTTTTAAACTCAGAAAGAGGTTCATTGTTTCTGTATGATGAAGAAACAGATGAGTTGTGGTCTTTCATCGCAGAAGGCGTGGGAGATAAAGAAATTCGGTTTCCAGCCGAACAGGGAGTTGCGGGAGCTTGTTTCAAATCGGGCGA from Parvularcula sp. IMCC14364 encodes the following:
- a CDS encoding IS5 family transposase, producing the protein MSWNETTRTYYDRSFLRYASDLTDDEWALIEPEIPLPNRMGRPRKWPMREIMNALLYIASTGCQWRMLPRDFPPFSTVQKYFYWWRDDRLLEKINHRLLFECREAHGRSPHPSAGVIDSQSVKTTESGGITGFDAGKNIKGRKRHILTDTEGFLVTALVHAADVQDRDGAPAVLMEARDKFPWLRHIFADGGYAGDKLKRKLKKVGPFRMEIIKRSDKMKGFKVLPRRWVVERTFAWLGRSRRLAKDWERCWTSAIAWLFMAHIRIATRRLARACFI
- a CDS encoding adenylate/guanylate cyclase domain-containing protein — encoded protein: MAKILRDTTSRLPSIPVLLSAITLFVLAMIISPFYVQEDGIGAPTSENGVIDISDWDMTQEVMPLMGEWEFYWDQLLKSEKADGATSDYLPMPALWSDHFNSMGANYPSAGVATYRLLIKGLKPGKYQLYFPQLYVPVRVWLDGELSAENGRVGRLPEDTITAWGNSILNFTSDGSSHELLIEVAAHHHRANGFEEPPLLGSEQTMEDHIQVASALGTLFLAILLMLSVYGFCIFFFRPGDRSSLYFAIFCAAFLVPSASFNTNFLSVAIEDLSFSNFLALVYLPGIIAVASFYFYVAELYKEETHRFVSYAVVGVYGLAFLLFYSFFVVGDTNTASVWYPLITISSLVVLIYLLSVILRASWNGRDGALILLLGILFFAVTLANDALVASNMITYDQALPPGLTGLGLVIFLISQAVILAERWSKTLEYSEQMTKDLGQLVEMSSAISSEMNLRDLLFKIVHSAGEFLNSERGSLFLYDEETDELWSFIAEGVGDKEIRFPAEQGVAGACFKSGETINVKDAYKDERFIALVDKKTGFITQSILSMPVSTKAGRRIGVMQVLNKKSRLGFDAIDESRLRAFASQAAIALENATLFTDVMEARNYNDSILSSMSNGVITVGQKNRVEKINESAASILDIDTENDQRVDVNDLFSGQNEWVLEDIKEVNSSLQPLTRVDVDLDLPEGDAKSVNLSVVPLVLEQQNIGSLVLLDDITEEKRVKGTMARFLTKEIADQVLGSDDDLLSGTNYDASIMFSDIRSFTSISESLGPKDTVSLLNHLFTEMVEEIFNHKGVLDKFIGDAIMAVFGAPISSGEDQENSVASAIGIKRSLNRINRTRVEENKEPIRMGIGIASGSVIAGTIGSPKRMEYTVIGDSVNLASRIEGLTKYYDAGILVCNTTKISLEQKHKLREVDLIRVRGQNKPNEIWQVLDYHDEISFPHISDVLEIHGIAMALWKAGDWKHSLEKFEELLQISPQDRIAMIYADRCRNFVKEPPAEDWDGVWNA